One genomic region from Arthrobacter sp. FB24 encodes:
- a CDS encoding Hsp20/alpha crystallin family protein produces the protein MSDLLKWSPRAASRWTSPFDALLRSPLEFMDSLDRMFESTAGTSPIRVEEFVDGKTLVVRAEMPGVDPDKDVEITIVDGTLRIHAERQEKEEHKDKNRYRSEFRYGSFSRSIPLPEGVKEDDIKASYTDGVLEVRTPLPEEAAAQAEAPKKLPISRG, from the coding sequence ATGTCTGATCTGCTTAAATGGTCGCCGCGCGCGGCTTCCCGATGGACCTCACCGTTCGACGCTTTGCTGAGGTCTCCCCTGGAGTTCATGGACTCCCTGGACCGCATGTTTGAATCGACGGCCGGAACCTCTCCGATCCGCGTCGAGGAGTTCGTTGACGGCAAGACCCTGGTGGTACGGGCTGAGATGCCAGGAGTTGATCCCGACAAAGACGTGGAGATCACCATCGTTGACGGCACCTTGCGCATCCACGCCGAACGCCAGGAAAAGGAAGAGCACAAGGACAAGAACCGCTATCGGTCAGAATTCCGCTACGGATCCTTCAGCCGCAGCATCCCCCTGCCCGAGGGCGTGAAGGAAGATGACATCAAGGCCTCCTACACCGACGGCGTCCTTGAAGTCCGCACACCACTGCCGGAAGAAGCCGCAGCCCAGGCCGAGGCTCCCAAGAAACTTCCGATCAGCCGCGGCTAG
- a CDS encoding YegP family protein: MSGHFELISAPDGGYRFRLIGKAGELVAISLKYPTKRAAAQGIALVREIAGTGLIRDMSSSRRIEPSHRIRPSQPAPVHSGAALLRMRAAHNNPHPEHGQPQLSSAARR; this comes from the coding sequence ATGTCCGGACACTTCGAACTAATTAGCGCGCCCGACGGCGGGTACAGGTTCAGGCTTATCGGCAAGGCCGGGGAACTCGTGGCGATTTCATTGAAGTACCCTACAAAGCGAGCTGCCGCGCAGGGGATCGCGCTGGTTCGTGAGATCGCCGGAACCGGCCTGATCCGCGATATGAGCAGCAGCCGCCGGATCGAACCGTCCCACCGGATCCGGCCCTCGCAGCCGGCGCCGGTCCACAGCGGCGCCGCGTTGCTCCGCATGCGCGCCGCCCACAACAACCCGCACCCGGAGCACGGGCAGCCGCAACTCAGCTCGGCAGCCCGCCGGTAG
- a CDS encoding response regulator transcription factor codes for MVTRGMAVVVDGDGRSREALEELLVQSGFEVVAAASGAEGVAAVRKHDPVLVTLEVGLPDFDGIEASRRIRTFSHAYVVMVSALASEADALLGLEAGADDYLAKPFRPRELRARIAALLRRPRRHAMVEAAQCAAGHFVAKPYSAETPAAAASATPQLAAAASAAGVGWDFEHRGLALMDGTRTVTVDGRAVDLTRTQFDLLRALLQNRGAVLTRADLARYLRNEPAVPGSAVAARDERVLEVHMGNLRKRLGDSSRSPRWVQTVRGVGYRMTMQ; via the coding sequence ATGGTTACGCGCGGCATGGCTGTGGTGGTTGACGGCGACGGTCGCAGCAGGGAGGCTCTGGAGGAGTTGCTTGTCCAATCCGGATTCGAGGTTGTTGCAGCGGCGTCCGGCGCCGAAGGTGTGGCTGCCGTGCGGAAGCACGACCCCGTCCTGGTCACCTTGGAGGTAGGGCTCCCCGACTTTGACGGCATCGAGGCCTCACGCAGGATCCGTACCTTCAGCCACGCCTACGTGGTCATGGTCAGCGCACTGGCGAGCGAAGCGGATGCGCTGCTTGGGCTTGAGGCCGGTGCTGACGACTACCTGGCCAAGCCCTTCCGTCCGCGCGAGCTCCGCGCCAGGATCGCCGCCCTGCTCCGCAGACCCAGGCGTCACGCGATGGTGGAAGCGGCCCAGTGCGCCGCAGGACACTTCGTCGCCAAACCCTACAGTGCGGAAACGCCCGCTGCAGCCGCCTCTGCAACCCCTCAACTGGCGGCCGCGGCTTCTGCCGCAGGAGTCGGATGGGACTTTGAACATCGGGGCCTTGCCCTGATGGACGGCACCCGCACGGTAACAGTGGACGGAAGAGCCGTTGACCTCACCCGGACCCAGTTCGATCTGCTCCGTGCACTGCTCCAAAACAGGGGTGCGGTGCTGACCAGGGCGGACCTCGCCCGCTATCTGCGGAACGAGCCTGCTGTCCCGGGTTCCGCCGTGGCGGCCAGGGACGAACGGGTCCTGGAGGTGCATATGGGGAACCTGCGAAAGCGCCTGGGTGACAGTTCGCGTTCCCCGCGGTGGGTGCAGACGGTCAGGGGAGTAGGGTACCGGATGACCATGCAGTAA
- a CDS encoding glycosyltransferase family 2 protein: protein MITVIIPAHNEAAGISDTLESLKSQTQPPDRVVVVADKCTDATGEIALALGAEVIRTVGNTDKKAGALNFALEGLLPGANPEDMILVQDADSQLSHDFIERATAHLRADRRLGAVGGVFRGADGGGFVGHLQRNEYARYARDVKRLHGKCLVVTGTAALFRVRTLEDVIEARLDGTLPPGNCRGGVYDTSVLTEDNELSFALLTLNYRIKSPADCTLVTEIMPTWRELWAQRLRWKRGAVENCVQYGWTRVTRPYWGRQALSVTGIVVSLAYFGTVAFALGTGEGLHIQPFWMAVTGVFVIERVVTVRLRGWKYMLAAATMYELLIDLFLQVVHAKAYVDVALNKKKAW from the coding sequence GTGATTACAGTTATTATCCCTGCGCATAATGAAGCTGCAGGTATTTCTGACACGCTCGAATCCCTCAAATCCCAGACTCAGCCGCCGGACAGGGTGGTGGTGGTTGCCGACAAATGCACCGATGCCACCGGGGAAATCGCACTGGCGCTCGGCGCAGAGGTCATCCGCACGGTGGGAAACACAGATAAAAAAGCCGGCGCCTTGAATTTTGCGCTGGAGGGCCTACTGCCGGGCGCGAATCCGGAAGACATGATCCTCGTCCAGGACGCGGATTCGCAGTTGAGCCATGACTTCATCGAGCGGGCAACCGCTCACCTGCGTGCCGACAGGCGGCTTGGCGCCGTGGGCGGCGTCTTCCGCGGCGCCGACGGCGGCGGATTCGTGGGTCACCTTCAGCGTAATGAGTACGCACGCTACGCCCGGGACGTGAAGCGGCTTCACGGCAAGTGCCTTGTGGTGACCGGAACGGCCGCGCTCTTCCGCGTCCGGACCTTGGAGGATGTCATCGAAGCCCGGCTTGACGGCACGCTGCCGCCGGGTAACTGCAGGGGAGGCGTTTACGACACCTCCGTCCTGACCGAGGACAACGAGTTGTCCTTCGCGCTGCTGACCCTCAACTACCGCATCAAATCGCCGGCCGACTGCACGCTCGTCACCGAAATCATGCCGACCTGGCGTGAGCTCTGGGCACAGCGGCTGAGATGGAAGCGCGGAGCCGTGGAGAACTGTGTCCAGTACGGCTGGACCAGGGTGACCCGGCCGTACTGGGGGAGGCAGGCGCTCTCCGTGACAGGCATTGTGGTGTCGTTGGCCTACTTCGGAACGGTGGCTTTTGCACTGGGCACGGGAGAAGGGCTGCACATTCAGCCCTTCTGGATGGCCGTGACCGGTGTCTTCGTGATCGAACGGGTAGTGACTGTGCGGCTGCGTGGCTGGAAGTACATGCTCGCCGCCGCAACGATGTACGAACTTCTGATCGACCTGTTCCTTCAGGTAGTCCACGCGAAGGCTTACGTGGATGTAGCACTCAACAAAAAGAAAGCTTGGTAA
- the fdhF gene encoding formate dehydrogenase subunit alpha — protein MKLLVDGRQVDVPPGATLLDAVRAAGLALPTLCHDDRLTTAASCRTCLVDVTGRGVAAACSTPAEEGLRIAVEASRPVRRDALAAIVAGLPARALEVPADRSELVRQCVEYGVVAPAGSVEFPARGADHSHPYVKLDRDLCIACGRCVRACAEIQGTFALTLVGRGAGTVVAPGTGGPWVESDCVSCGACVDTCPTSALSEPGLLNLLPIERQTLTTCGYCGVGCSLEVSTRDNEIMTVRPAREGSVNRGHACVKGRFSHGFLGSVERLTTPLIRRNGSLAPATWEEATAYVAARLGTVRDTAPDGFALISSARATNEENYLAQKFARALMGTNNVDNCSRLCHSPSAAGLTASFGLSGGTNPFDDLDRCDAVLLVGANPTAAHPVVGSRIFQRVMDGARLVVVDPRRTFLARHADVHLRPRPGTNVAVFNGLAHVLVREGLVDEAFLAASTSGYEELSGMLHDYPPDRVARISGVPADDLVRAAVVYGQALAPAIFYGLGVTEHRHGTDGVRTLSNLAILRGAVGPGIGGGVNPLRGQNNVQGASDMGALPDLLPGYQKVLDPSARSRCAAAWQSEVPPQPGLRIPQMFAAARAGALKALWIIGEDVLTTDPDSTSVRAALESCPLVICNDLFLSATAAAADVVFPVAAWLEKDGTFVNFDRRFQRVRAAVVPPAGVRTDFAVLHAVAAGMDADLGCATPAEALAECAAVAPLFGGISHPRLDRDGPLHWPCGSVDSPGTPRLYEDHFATPDGLARLAARPYLPPGEQCDQDFPFLLITGRRAEHYNSGSMTRRTDNSTLLPRETIDIEPGDAAALGLVEGGAVRLSSRHGTAVLPARITDEVEPGQVFAGFHFPGAAVNNLTSPVEDEVTGCPEYKLTAVRLSGPG, from the coding sequence ATGAAACTTCTGGTCGACGGCCGCCAGGTTGATGTCCCGCCCGGAGCCACGCTGCTCGACGCGGTGCGGGCAGCCGGCCTGGCCCTCCCGACGCTGTGCCATGATGACCGGCTCACCACGGCAGCCTCGTGCCGGACGTGCCTGGTTGACGTCACCGGCCGCGGCGTTGCTGCCGCCTGCAGCACCCCAGCCGAGGAGGGGCTGCGCATCGCGGTCGAGGCGTCCCGGCCCGTCCGCCGCGACGCGCTGGCGGCCATCGTGGCGGGGTTGCCGGCCCGCGCGCTGGAAGTCCCCGCAGACCGCAGCGAACTGGTCCGGCAATGCGTCGAGTACGGGGTGGTGGCTCCGGCGGGTTCCGTGGAATTTCCAGCGCGCGGAGCCGACCACTCCCACCCCTACGTCAAGCTCGACCGTGACCTCTGCATTGCCTGCGGTCGGTGCGTCCGCGCCTGCGCGGAAATCCAGGGCACGTTCGCCCTGACGCTGGTGGGCCGCGGCGCCGGCACGGTGGTGGCACCCGGGACGGGAGGTCCTTGGGTGGAATCCGATTGCGTCTCCTGCGGGGCCTGCGTGGACACGTGCCCCACCAGTGCATTGTCCGAGCCCGGGCTGCTGAATCTCCTGCCGATCGAACGCCAGACCCTGACCACATGCGGCTATTGCGGAGTGGGCTGCAGCCTCGAGGTCTCCACCCGCGACAACGAAATAATGACTGTACGGCCCGCCCGCGAGGGGTCGGTGAACCGGGGCCATGCCTGCGTCAAAGGACGGTTTTCCCATGGATTCCTCGGATCGGTTGAGCGCCTGACCACCCCGCTGATCCGCAGGAACGGCAGCCTCGCACCGGCAACCTGGGAGGAGGCCACCGCCTACGTTGCTGCACGGCTCGGCACGGTCCGGGACACGGCCCCGGACGGATTTGCCCTCATCTCCTCTGCCCGGGCCACCAACGAGGAGAACTACCTGGCCCAGAAGTTCGCCCGGGCCCTCATGGGTACGAACAACGTGGACAACTGCTCCCGGCTCTGTCATTCCCCTTCAGCCGCCGGCTTGACGGCCTCGTTCGGCCTGTCCGGCGGAACAAACCCATTCGACGACCTGGACCGGTGTGACGCGGTCCTCCTGGTCGGCGCCAACCCGACGGCCGCCCACCCGGTGGTGGGATCCCGCATCTTCCAGCGGGTCATGGACGGCGCCCGCCTGGTGGTGGTCGATCCCCGTCGCACCTTCCTGGCCCGGCACGCGGACGTCCACCTGAGGCCCAGGCCGGGCACCAACGTGGCCGTGTTCAACGGACTGGCGCACGTCCTGGTCCGTGAGGGGTTGGTGGACGAGGCGTTCCTTGCGGCCAGCACCAGCGGCTACGAGGAATTGTCCGGGATGCTCCACGACTACCCTCCGGACCGGGTGGCCCGAATCTCCGGCGTCCCGGCAGACGATCTGGTGCGGGCCGCCGTCGTGTACGGTCAGGCACTGGCTCCCGCCATTTTCTACGGCCTTGGCGTAACCGAACACCGGCACGGCACGGACGGGGTGCGGACGCTGTCCAACCTGGCAATCCTTCGCGGCGCCGTGGGGCCGGGCATCGGCGGAGGGGTGAACCCGCTCCGCGGGCAGAACAACGTTCAGGGCGCCTCGGACATGGGCGCCCTGCCCGACCTGCTGCCCGGTTACCAGAAAGTCCTGGATCCGTCGGCCCGGTCCCGGTGCGCCGCGGCCTGGCAGTCCGAGGTGCCGCCGCAGCCTGGCCTTCGCATCCCCCAGATGTTCGCTGCCGCCCGTGCCGGGGCGTTGAAGGCGCTGTGGATCATCGGAGAGGATGTGCTCACCACCGACCCGGACAGCACATCGGTGCGGGCGGCCCTGGAGTCCTGTCCGCTGGTGATCTGCAACGATTTGTTCCTCTCCGCGACGGCCGCCGCCGCGGACGTCGTCTTCCCGGTGGCCGCGTGGCTCGAGAAGGATGGCACGTTCGTCAATTTCGACAGGCGCTTTCAGCGGGTGCGGGCCGCCGTCGTACCGCCTGCAGGCGTCCGCACCGACTTCGCCGTGCTCCACGCAGTCGCCGCCGGCATGGACGCTGATCTTGGCTGCGCCACACCGGCGGAAGCGCTGGCGGAATGCGCCGCGGTGGCCCCGCTGTTCGGTGGCATCTCCCACCCGAGGCTGGACCGGGACGGTCCCCTGCACTGGCCGTGCGGATCCGTCGATTCCCCCGGCACTCCGCGGCTCTACGAGGATCATTTCGCCACACCGGATGGTTTGGCGCGCCTGGCCGCCAGGCCGTACCTGCCGCCGGGCGAGCAATGTGATCAGGACTTCCCGTTCCTGCTCATCACCGGGCGCCGGGCGGAGCACTACAACTCAGGCAGCATGACGCGCCGTACGGACAACAGCACCCTGTTGCCCCGGGAGACGATCGACATCGAGCCCGGGGACGCCGCGGCCCTGGGGCTGGTCGAGGGAGGCGCCGTCAGGCTGAGCAGCCGCCACGGCACAGCCGTCCTGCCAGCGCGGATCACGGACGAGGTGGAACCCGGCCAGGTGTTCGCGGGCTTCCATTTCCCCGGCGCCGCGGTCAACAACCTCACCTCACCCGTTGAGGACGAGGTCACGGGATGCCCCGAGTACAAGCTGACCGCCGTCCGGCTGTCCGGTCCCGGCTGA
- a CDS encoding NAD(P)H-dependent oxidoreductase subunit E, whose amino-acid sequence MNVERMREPPTGRPGAEADDRPDRNNDDPFLRYAGRFDRALRDVPDALRSSRTPPAGVARTLGLPAAAVEGPASFFADFSAPRGARHVRVCSAAACFAATGGAHVPEVEAALGVPSGSKSPDGTVSLQAVRCLGYCFAGPAALVGDEACAGPDLAAQLLGSSPRTDPPIPVYNDSPVPVVTAGLLGASPPWSVWPDVAASATPEDILLRVEAAQLRGRGGAGFRAAAKWRAALDHPAPRVVVANGDEGDPGSYADRLLMEQDAHRVLEGLVLACFAVGATTGIVFVRSEYPLAAARLRNALHEARRAGHLGPDIAGSGFSLEVRVAEGAGSYVSGEETALLNGLAGLRGVVRPRPPFPTERGFHGRPTVVNNVETLCAVPWIVQHGGPAYAALGTSDEAGTVIACLSERFLRPGAYEVEIGTPVRRIVEELGGGLRGGATLRAIQIGGPLGGFLGPDDLDVPLSDTALARHGAALGHAGIVAFDDRLSGEQVLRNLWDFAAAESCGQCSPCRVGTWRGRALAELPDAPDVGSERGDVLRTMAAGSLCAFGRRVPAAVRSLVRVYGLAGWPS is encoded by the coding sequence GTGAACGTTGAACGCATGCGGGAACCACCGACAGGGCGCCCGGGCGCCGAAGCCGATGACCGGCCGGACCGGAACAATGACGATCCCTTCCTCCGGTATGCCGGCCGCTTCGACCGGGCGCTGAGGGACGTCCCGGATGCGCTCCGTTCCTCCCGCACCCCTCCCGCCGGAGTAGCCCGCACGTTGGGACTGCCCGCGGCGGCCGTCGAAGGACCCGCATCGTTCTTCGCTGATTTCTCCGCGCCCCGCGGAGCCCGGCACGTCCGGGTGTGTTCCGCCGCCGCCTGCTTCGCGGCAACCGGCGGCGCGCACGTCCCCGAAGTGGAGGCTGCCCTCGGGGTGCCGTCCGGCAGCAAAAGCCCGGACGGCACCGTTTCGCTCCAGGCAGTGCGCTGCCTGGGCTACTGCTTCGCCGGACCCGCGGCCCTCGTCGGTGACGAGGCTTGCGCCGGCCCCGACCTCGCAGCACAGCTGCTTGGCTCGTCCCCGCGGACGGACCCTCCCATCCCGGTCTACAACGACAGCCCAGTCCCCGTGGTGACCGCCGGACTGCTCGGAGCGTCGCCCCCGTGGTCGGTTTGGCCGGACGTGGCCGCCTCAGCAACCCCAGAGGACATTCTGCTCAGGGTTGAAGCCGCACAGCTGAGAGGGCGGGGCGGGGCCGGGTTCCGCGCGGCCGCCAAATGGCGGGCCGCCCTTGACCACCCTGCACCACGCGTGGTCGTGGCCAATGGCGATGAAGGCGACCCTGGTTCCTATGCGGACCGCCTGCTCATGGAACAGGACGCGCACCGCGTGCTCGAGGGGCTGGTCCTGGCCTGCTTCGCCGTCGGTGCAACCACCGGCATCGTATTTGTACGCTCCGAGTATCCGCTCGCCGCCGCCCGGCTCCGCAATGCGCTGCACGAGGCACGACGAGCCGGGCATCTCGGCCCGGACATTGCAGGCAGCGGCTTCAGCCTGGAAGTGCGCGTTGCCGAAGGCGCAGGGTCCTACGTCTCCGGCGAGGAGACGGCCCTGCTCAACGGGTTGGCCGGGCTGCGCGGCGTCGTGCGGCCCCGGCCTCCGTTCCCCACGGAGCGCGGGTTCCATGGCCGGCCCACGGTGGTCAACAACGTCGAAACGCTGTGCGCGGTCCCGTGGATCGTGCAGCACGGCGGTCCGGCCTATGCGGCGCTGGGAACCTCGGATGAGGCCGGCACCGTGATCGCCTGCCTGTCCGAACGGTTCCTCCGGCCCGGAGCCTACGAGGTGGAGATCGGGACCCCGGTGAGACGGATCGTGGAGGAACTCGGCGGCGGGCTTCGCGGCGGGGCGACACTGCGCGCCATTCAGATCGGCGGCCCGCTGGGCGGTTTCCTTGGGCCCGATGACCTTGACGTGCCGCTGAGCGACACAGCATTGGCACGGCATGGGGCAGCCCTCGGCCACGCGGGAATCGTCGCCTTCGATGACAGGCTCAGTGGTGAGCAGGTGCTGCGGAACCTGTGGGACTTTGCCGCAGCCGAGAGCTGCGGACAATGCTCGCCCTGCCGGGTGGGAACGTGGCGGGGACGCGCCTTGGCGGAGCTCCCGGACGCCCCGGATGTCGGCAGCGAACGCGGCGATGTGCTGCGCACGATGGCGGCGGGCAGCCTGTGCGCCTTCGGCCGCCGGGTACCTGCCGCGGTCCGCAGCCTTGTCCGCGTTTACGGGCTTGCCGGGTGGCCGTCATGA
- a CDS encoding GAF and ANTAR domain-containing protein: MAKKLPLDDLSGAIGRIRGLLLTEEKVVTAVEVLARAVKDSVPGTAGAGVSVLDGQGRRTSYGATDRVVEQADSLQYELGEGPCLTAWAAEETIVVEDVRADDRWPRWRAAVEGLPIRSVVSAVLVADKQSIGTIKVYAALPASYTPATARLLELFAVPAVTLLSHVQASEMPQHISADLHAALESRDTVNRACGILMQRHGFGHERALEELIRQSRERRSSLLQAAAGLIAEMPDARN, encoded by the coding sequence ATGGCAAAGAAGCTTCCCTTGGATGATCTCTCCGGCGCGATCGGCAGGATCCGCGGTTTGCTCCTGACCGAGGAAAAAGTCGTCACTGCCGTTGAGGTCCTGGCCAGGGCTGTCAAGGACTCAGTTCCCGGCACCGCCGGCGCCGGCGTTTCCGTTCTGGATGGGCAAGGCCGCAGGACCAGCTACGGTGCCACCGACAGGGTGGTGGAACAGGCCGACTCGCTTCAGTACGAGCTCGGTGAAGGACCGTGCCTGACGGCGTGGGCTGCCGAGGAAACCATTGTTGTGGAAGACGTCCGCGCGGATGACCGCTGGCCGCGGTGGAGGGCGGCTGTCGAAGGACTCCCCATCCGATCGGTGGTGAGCGCAGTGTTGGTAGCGGACAAGCAGAGCATCGGCACCATCAAGGTGTACGCGGCGCTTCCCGCGTCTTACACGCCCGCCACAGCAAGGCTCTTGGAGCTGTTCGCTGTCCCGGCCGTAACGTTGCTTTCCCATGTCCAGGCCAGCGAGATGCCCCAGCACATCAGCGCCGACCTCCACGCCGCCTTGGAAAGCAGGGATACGGTGAACCGTGCCTGCGGGATACTGATGCAGCGCCACGGGTTCGGCCACGAGCGTGCCCTGGAAGAACTGATTCGCCAGTCCAGGGAGCGCCGTTCGTCCCTCCTGCAGGCCGCTGCCGGGCTCATTGCTGAGATGCCGGACGCCAGGAATTAG
- a CDS encoding PhzF family phenazine biosynthesis protein, which translates to MQSFANWTNLSETTFLLKPSHPEADYRLRIFTPASELPFAGHPTLGSAHAWLAEGGQPLREGELLQECEAGLVKIRRAGTDLAFAAPPLVRSGAVDPAALEQAVVSLGVDAGQVLGSNWVDNDPGWLGIRLESAEQVLGLQPDFATMDQLRVGVIGRYAEGGPADFEVRAFVPGFGVPEDPVTGSLNAGLAQWLLREGTVDGNYTVQQGTALGRDGLVTVSVEDEDIWIGGTSRAVVSGRVSI; encoded by the coding sequence ATGCAGAGCTTCGCGAACTGGACCAACCTGTCGGAGACCACGTTCCTGCTGAAGCCGTCCCACCCGGAAGCGGACTACAGGCTGAGGATTTTCACGCCCGCATCCGAACTGCCCTTTGCCGGGCATCCCACGCTCGGCTCGGCCCACGCCTGGCTAGCAGAGGGCGGACAGCCGCTCCGTGAAGGTGAGCTGCTACAGGAATGCGAGGCCGGCCTGGTGAAGATCCGCCGCGCCGGCACCGACCTGGCATTTGCGGCACCGCCGCTGGTCCGCTCGGGCGCGGTTGACCCGGCAGCCCTGGAACAGGCCGTCGTCAGCCTGGGCGTCGACGCCGGGCAGGTCCTCGGCAGCAACTGGGTGGACAACGATCCCGGCTGGCTGGGTATCCGGCTGGAATCAGCGGAACAGGTGCTGGGACTCCAGCCGGATTTTGCCACCATGGACCAGCTCCGTGTGGGCGTCATCGGCAGGTACGCGGAGGGAGGACCGGCGGACTTCGAGGTCCGGGCCTTCGTTCCCGGGTTCGGCGTTCCCGAAGACCCTGTAACCGGCAGCCTCAACGCCGGCCTGGCGCAATGGCTCCTCCGCGAAGGAACTGTGGATGGGAACTACACCGTCCAGCAAGGCACCGCCCTGGGACGCGACGGCCTGGTGACAGTCAGCGTCGAGGACGAGGACATCTGGATCGGCGGAACCAGCCGCGCCGTGGTGAGCGGCCGCGTGTCGATCTAG